The Streptomyces sp. NBC_01775 genome includes a region encoding these proteins:
- a CDS encoding DUF6801 domain-containing protein codes for MNRSANNRRLSARLAAVGAAALLAGMLPGTGSEAREQTAKVTVSYDCAFPSGAQRVQALLSADFPEAAAPGVPLQPRELSVEVKIPQGALGDLLPAGTGTVTSEAALTVRVVQGDSSADARWEGLKAEPTPVPESGELSLSHKGDVPPVTVAEEGDVTFTAGDLALDLTPEQRPTGEPSTLPAKAPPSAVCRPAPDQDLRLATVRVRDQETDPSSPSPSDTPKPSAPSKGSDPKSGPSAREGGIDVGDEPLPPAKPCATTPPTAEIDKSKIPPLPPNARVTNLPGVHWCAVPVAVSNVTKLNGAMVINDPMDGAETVNLRANQTIVSATTPQGNYNSTRSVGEIDLPDSTATFLDFDFMPVTAQVEFISSPLTIITEQRSSSAPNYASIYMSQTLRMHDVKVNGQPLPVGPDCRTSRPIDIQLKGATPEYSVLKGGVLRAKLDIPPFSGCGTGGEDLDSLFTAAISGSGNYLKMHQGAVCSVSASTGKCPAPPAVPELPK; via the coding sequence GTGAACCGGAGCGCGAACAACAGGCGCCTGTCCGCGCGGCTGGCCGCCGTGGGCGCGGCGGCGTTGCTGGCCGGGATGCTGCCCGGGACGGGTTCGGAGGCGAGGGAGCAGACGGCGAAGGTCACCGTGTCCTACGACTGCGCGTTCCCGTCGGGGGCCCAGCGCGTCCAGGCCCTGCTCTCGGCGGACTTCCCGGAGGCGGCGGCTCCCGGAGTACCCCTTCAGCCCCGCGAGCTGAGCGTCGAGGTCAAGATCCCGCAGGGCGCGCTCGGTGATCTGCTGCCCGCCGGGACCGGGACCGTCACCTCCGAGGCGGCGCTCACGGTGCGGGTCGTCCAGGGGGACTCGTCCGCCGACGCCAGATGGGAGGGGCTGAAGGCGGAGCCGACGCCGGTGCCCGAATCCGGCGAGCTGTCCTTGAGCCACAAGGGCGATGTCCCGCCCGTCACCGTCGCCGAAGAGGGGGACGTGACCTTCACCGCCGGGGACCTCGCGCTCGATCTCACCCCTGAGCAGCGGCCCACCGGCGAGCCCTCGACCCTGCCGGCGAAGGCTCCGCCGAGCGCGGTCTGCCGGCCCGCGCCGGACCAGGACCTCCGGCTGGCCACGGTGCGGGTGCGCGATCAGGAGACGGACCCCTCCTCGCCGAGCCCCTCGGACACGCCGAAGCCCTCCGCGCCGTCGAAGGGGTCGGATCCGAAGTCCGGCCCGTCGGCCCGTGAGGGCGGCATCGACGTGGGTGACGAACCGCTGCCGCCTGCCAAGCCGTGCGCGACCACCCCGCCCACGGCCGAGATCGACAAGTCCAAGATCCCGCCGCTGCCGCCCAACGCGAGAGTGACCAACCTTCCGGGCGTCCACTGGTGCGCCGTGCCCGTCGCGGTGTCGAACGTGACGAAGCTGAACGGCGCGATGGTGATCAACGACCCCATGGACGGCGCCGAGACCGTCAATCTCCGGGCCAACCAGACCATCGTCTCGGCCACCACCCCGCAGGGCAACTACAACTCCACCCGCAGCGTGGGGGAGATCGACCTCCCTGACTCCACCGCCACATTCCTGGATTTCGACTTCATGCCGGTCACCGCACAGGTGGAGTTCATCAGCTCCCCGCTGACGATCATCACCGAACAGCGCAGCTCCTCGGCGCCGAACTACGCCAGCATCTACATGAGCCAGACACTCAGAATGCACGACGTGAAGGTGAACGGGCAGCCGCTCCCGGTGGGGCCTGACTGCCGCACCTCCCGCCCCATCGACATTCAACTGAAAGGTGCGACGCCCGAATACAGCGTGCTGAAAGGGGGAGTCCTGCGGGCCAAGCTCGACATTCCCCCCTTCTCCGGGTGCGGTACCGGCGGTGAAGACCTGGACAGCCTCTTCACCGCCGCCATTTCGGGAAGCGGAAACTACCTGAAGATGCACCAAGGGGCGGTGTGCAGCGTATCGGCTTCGACCGGAAAGTGCCCGGCTCCTCCAGCGGTCCCGGAACTGCCGAAGTGA
- a CDS encoding helix-turn-helix domain-containing protein, translating to MVHTAVPPVLTEAPGPLPQELAAIMWPELPAVAEEMVHEIGRAVPEYRPLLEGPYRTVLLHCVQQNLTTFVELVADPGASTDQRDAMCRRLGRFEAHEGRGPHCLQSAMRTSARVGLRRANSVGTRYSLPASLIVSFADAVFAYTDVIESLCREGYVEAKGGRDDEWESQRGRLLRLILASPARESAGPAHEGGGSPHPTLLELAQRVGWRVPEQVTLVALAPGESRRRLRLAGLDDDVLADLDDRRPHLLVPGEVDEARQAMLEAALEGRRAVIGATVGLGGAPDSLRWARQTLSLVETGTIQGAATTRCEEHLVTLWLLGDPALAERLALRQLAPLDGLTPGQKERLADTLRTWLTTRGTAAHMAELLHLHPQTVRYRMRALKRILGTQLGDPDQRFATELALRALHLRRRNTGRLPAAAHAQGPEPEMPRGHDGG from the coding sequence ATGGTGCACACAGCAGTTCCCCCGGTCCTGACGGAGGCACCGGGCCCGCTCCCCCAGGAGCTGGCGGCCATCATGTGGCCCGAACTCCCCGCCGTCGCGGAGGAGATGGTGCACGAGATCGGCCGGGCGGTGCCCGAATACCGCCCCTTGCTGGAGGGGCCGTACCGCACCGTCCTCCTGCACTGCGTACAGCAGAACCTCACGACCTTCGTGGAACTGGTCGCCGACCCCGGCGCCTCCACGGACCAGCGGGACGCGATGTGCCGCAGGCTCGGCCGCTTCGAGGCGCACGAGGGCCGGGGGCCGCACTGCCTCCAGTCGGCGATGCGCACCAGCGCCCGGGTGGGGCTGCGACGGGCGAACAGCGTCGGCACCCGCTACAGCCTCCCGGCCTCGCTGATCGTCTCCTTCGCCGACGCGGTCTTCGCCTATACGGACGTGATCGAGTCGCTGTGCCGCGAGGGCTACGTGGAGGCCAAGGGCGGCCGGGACGACGAGTGGGAGTCGCAGCGCGGCAGGCTGCTGCGGCTGATCCTGGCGAGCCCGGCGCGGGAGAGCGCGGGCCCGGCGCACGAGGGCGGCGGCAGTCCGCACCCCACGCTCCTCGAACTCGCGCAGCGCGTCGGCTGGCGCGTGCCGGAGCAGGTGACGCTGGTGGCGCTCGCGCCGGGTGAGAGCCGAAGACGCTTACGCCTGGCGGGACTTGACGACGACGTGCTCGCCGATCTGGACGACCGGCGGCCCCATCTGCTGGTGCCGGGCGAGGTGGACGAGGCACGTCAGGCGATGCTGGAGGCCGCGCTGGAGGGCCGGCGCGCGGTGATCGGCGCGACGGTGGGGCTGGGCGGCGCGCCCGACTCGCTGCGCTGGGCGCGGCAGACGCTCTCCCTGGTGGAGACGGGCACCATCCAGGGGGCGGCCACGACGCGCTGCGAGGAGCACCTGGTCACCCTCTGGCTGCTGGGCGACCCGGCGCTCGCCGAGCGGCTGGCCCTGCGACAGCTCGCCCCGCTCGACGGCCTGACGCCGGGGCAGAAGGAGCGCCTGGCCGACACGCTCAGGACGTGGCTGACCACGCGCGGCACGGCGGCGCACATGGCGGAGCTGCTGCACCTGCACCCGCAGACGGTGCGCTACCGCATGCGGGCGCTCAAACGGATACTGGGCACCCAACTGGGCGATCCCGACCAGCGGTTCGCGACGGAGCTGGCGCTGCGCGCGCTGCACCTGCGGCGGCGGAACACGGGGCGGCTCCCGGCCGCCGCGCACGCACAGGGCCCGGAGCCGGAGATGCCGCGGGGCCACGACGGCGGCTGA
- a CDS encoding isoaspartyl peptidase/L-asparaginase family protein, with product MRIRPRSWLFPALATATTLTVALVVVPRQLDPDDDGTPAASAAAPAAQAAPAPAGKAKPDARDVVLAVHGGAGTALSRDETSPEQEKAYRDGLARALRAGKKVLDKGGTSTRAVEKAVNVLEDDPLFNAGKGAVFTADAGHELDASIMRGSDLAAGAVAGVKHVRNPITAARLVMDKTKHVLLAGQGADDFAVQQGLKPVTQDYYWTQRRWDELMKAKGHQPVKDTTKGTVGAVAVDGKKDLSAATSTGGLTNKMAGRVGDSPVIGAGTYAKNSTVAASATGQGEVFIRGAATATISNLMEFGGKDLAKASYEVLVERLPKLGGDGGVIALDGKGTFDAPHSSEGMLHGYLTRDGKLVTKIFKDESPPNS from the coding sequence ATGCGTATACGTCCCAGATCGTGGCTGTTCCCCGCACTGGCGACGGCGACGACGCTCACCGTGGCGCTCGTCGTCGTCCCCCGGCAGCTGGACCCGGACGACGACGGCACCCCGGCGGCCTCCGCCGCCGCACCCGCCGCACAGGCGGCACCCGCCCCCGCCGGCAAGGCGAAGCCCGACGCCCGCGATGTGGTGCTCGCCGTGCACGGCGGCGCCGGTACCGCCCTCTCGCGCGACGAGACCAGCCCCGAGCAGGAGAAGGCGTACCGCGACGGGCTCGCGCGGGCGCTGCGGGCCGGAAAGAAGGTGCTGGACAAGGGCGGCACCAGCACCCGGGCCGTCGAGAAGGCGGTGAACGTGCTGGAGGACGACCCGCTGTTCAACGCGGGCAAGGGCGCCGTCTTCACCGCCGACGCGGGCCACGAACTGGACGCCTCGATCATGCGCGGCTCGGACCTGGCGGCCGGAGCGGTGGCCGGGGTCAAGCACGTACGCAACCCGATCACGGCCGCCCGGCTGGTCATGGACAAGACCAAGCATGTGCTGCTGGCCGGTCAGGGTGCGGACGACTTCGCCGTCCAGCAAGGACTCAAGCCCGTGACACAGGACTACTACTGGACCCAGCGGCGCTGGGACGAGCTCATGAAGGCCAAGGGCCACCAGCCCGTCAAGGACACCACCAAGGGCACGGTGGGCGCGGTCGCGGTCGACGGGAAGAAGGACCTGTCGGCGGCGACCTCGACGGGCGGGCTCACCAACAAGATGGCGGGCCGCGTCGGTGACTCGCCCGTCATCGGCGCCGGGACCTACGCCAAGAACAGCACCGTCGCCGCCAGCGCCACCGGCCAGGGCGAGGTCTTCATCCGGGGCGCGGCGACCGCCACCATCTCGAACCTGATGGAGTTCGGCGGGAAGGACCTCGCCAAGGCGTCGTACGAGGTACTCGTCGAGCGGCTGCCGAAGCTCGGCGGTGACGGCGGTGTCATCGCGCTGGACGGCAAGGGCACCTTCGACGCACCGCACAGCAGCGAGGGCATGCTGCACGGGTACCTGACCCGGGACGGAAAACTCGTCACGAAGATCTTCAAGGACGAGTCCCCGCCCAACAGCTGA
- a CDS encoding CoA-transferase subunit beta, with protein sequence MSATAEVTSSELLSVVASRELAARRTVFAGIGLPTLAASLAHLTVAPGLEIVYESGVCGAHPSHLPETIADAVLITGAEAVLPMPTLFGSVLQGGHIDVGFLGAAQIDRFGSLNSSVIGEWSAPKVRLPGSGGALEVMASAREVFVVMRRHDPRSFTEQLDFCTSPAPDRALAEGIRPLGAGVTRVITELGILARERVGEELRLTAVHPGMTADQVRAATGWDLQVAVDLATIEPPAPAELRLLREDVDPDRVYLR encoded by the coding sequence ATGAGCGCGACCGCCGAGGTCACCTCCTCCGAACTCCTGTCCGTGGTCGCCTCGCGCGAACTGGCCGCGCGACGCACCGTCTTCGCCGGGATAGGGCTGCCCACCCTCGCCGCCTCCCTCGCCCACCTCACCGTCGCTCCGGGCCTGGAGATCGTCTACGAGTCGGGCGTCTGCGGCGCCCACCCCTCCCACCTGCCGGAGACCATCGCCGACGCCGTCCTCATCACGGGGGCCGAGGCCGTCTTGCCGATGCCCACGCTCTTCGGCTCGGTCCTCCAGGGCGGCCATATCGACGTCGGCTTCCTCGGGGCCGCGCAGATCGACAGGTTCGGCAGCCTCAACTCCTCCGTCATCGGTGAGTGGAGTGCGCCGAAGGTACGGCTGCCGGGGTCCGGCGGCGCGCTTGAGGTGATGGCGAGCGCCCGCGAGGTCTTCGTCGTCATGCGCCGCCACGACCCGCGCTCGTTCACCGAGCAGCTCGACTTCTGCACCTCACCCGCCCCCGACCGCGCCCTCGCCGAGGGCATCAGGCCGCTGGGGGCCGGGGTCACCCGTGTCATCACCGAGCTTGGCATACTCGCCCGCGAGCGCGTCGGCGAGGAACTGCGGCTGACGGCTGTGCACCCCGGGATGACGGCCGACCAGGTGCGGGCCGCCACCGGCTGGGACCTCCAGGTCGCCGTCGACCTGGCCACGATCGAGCCCCCTGCCCCCGCCGAGCTGCGGCTGTTGCGCGAGGATGTCGACCCCGACCGCGTCTACCTGCGCTGA
- a CDS encoding CoA transferase subunit A, protein MAQPAAADKRLSLREAVAWYVHDGDTVSLEGFTHLIPTAAGHEIIRQGRKDLTVVRMTADIVVDQMLAAGCVSTLVSSFVGNSSAGSLGELRRRVETGRPAPLAFEEYSHYGMICRYLAGAQRLPFYPLRSYAGSDLPAVNSALRKVISPYPGPDGEPEQIYVVPPVNPDVTLVHAQRADRAGNTQIWGLTGVQAEAVFAARHAVVIVEEVVDDHVIRSDPNRTVIPAHAVDAVVACPRGAHPSFAQGYYDRDNAFYRAWSHISKDAERLRAWLAEWVYGTEDHAAYVARLGEEFWDGLAVGEAMSLPVNYGRRL, encoded by the coding sequence ATGGCTCAACCCGCCGCAGCCGACAAGCGCCTGTCCCTGCGCGAGGCCGTCGCATGGTACGTCCACGACGGGGACACCGTCTCCCTGGAGGGCTTCACCCACCTCATCCCCACCGCCGCCGGGCACGAGATCATCCGGCAGGGCCGCAAGGACCTGACCGTGGTGCGGATGACCGCCGACATCGTCGTCGACCAGATGCTCGCCGCCGGCTGCGTCTCCACCCTCGTCTCCTCCTTCGTCGGCAACTCCTCCGCCGGCTCCCTCGGTGAGCTGCGCCGCCGGGTGGAGACCGGGCGGCCCGCGCCGCTGGCCTTCGAGGAGTACAGCCATTACGGCATGATCTGCCGCTATCTCGCGGGCGCCCAGCGGCTGCCCTTCTACCCCTTGCGCTCCTACGCGGGAAGCGACCTGCCCGCCGTCAACAGCGCGCTGCGCAAGGTCATCTCGCCCTACCCGGGGCCGGACGGCGAGCCCGAACAGATCTACGTCGTACCGCCCGTCAACCCGGATGTGACGCTCGTCCACGCACAGCGCGCCGACCGCGCGGGCAACACCCAGATCTGGGGCCTGACCGGCGTGCAGGCCGAAGCGGTGTTCGCCGCGCGGCACGCGGTGGTCATCGTCGAGGAGGTCGTGGACGACCACGTCATACGCTCCGACCCCAACCGCACCGTCATCCCCGCGCACGCGGTCGACGCCGTCGTCGCCTGCCCGCGCGGCGCCCACCCCTCCTTCGCGCAGGGCTACTACGACCGCGACAACGCCTTCTACCGGGCCTGGTCGCACATCAGCAAGGACGCGGAGCGGCTGCGCGCGTGGCTGGCGGAATGGGTGTACGGGACGGAGGACCACGCGGCGTACGTGGCCCGGCTCGGCGAGGAGTTCTGGGACGGGCTGGCCGTCGGAGAGGCGATGAGCCTGCCCGTGAACTACGGGCGGCGGCTGTGA